The uncultured Desulfobulbus sp. genome window below encodes:
- a CDS encoding YkgJ family cysteine cluster protein: protein MSNDEHIENESDFFKATDKNPSNIMPEKLTLDSALQFSCHPGVSCFTACCHNIKIVLTPYDILILRKRLGLAAHEFITEYTVPTFLEKTDMPGVELKLRGEKNGCPFVTPEGCTVYEDRPTACRYYPVGMADFHEGGTNDADEEKFFFLVKEPHCKGHEEPKKWTIGEWRADQGVDLRDEMNKEWLRLVMRRKSFGHQATLSDAAKRMFFMASTDQETFRKFIFESSFLDTYEVDEETLAKIKEDDVELMLFANKYLANTLFGAPGLKIKDEKIKAKVAEIKQRQDNAMLEAEKEYQELKAERDRLRKEREEGK from the coding sequence ATGTCTAATGATGAACATATTGAGAACGAATCCGATTTTTTCAAGGCGACAGATAAAAATCCTTCCAATATTATGCCGGAAAAGCTGACCCTTGATTCTGCACTTCAGTTTTCCTGTCACCCCGGTGTCAGTTGCTTTACTGCCTGCTGTCATAACATCAAGATTGTCCTCACTCCCTACGATATTCTGATTCTGCGTAAACGGCTGGGGCTTGCCGCCCATGAGTTTATCACTGAATATACCGTGCCGACCTTCTTGGAGAAGACCGACATGCCCGGTGTGGAGCTCAAGCTACGCGGAGAGAAAAACGGCTGTCCCTTTGTAACCCCGGAAGGCTGTACCGTCTATGAAGATCGCCCCACGGCCTGCCGCTACTATCCGGTTGGTATGGCTGACTTTCACGAGGGGGGGACCAACGATGCTGATGAGGAAAAATTCTTTTTTCTGGTCAAAGAACCTCACTGCAAGGGGCATGAAGAACCCAAAAAATGGACCATTGGTGAGTGGCGTGCCGATCAGGGCGTTGATCTGCGTGACGAGATGAACAAGGAGTGGCTGCGTCTGGTTATGCGCCGTAAATCCTTTGGCCATCAGGCAACGTTGAGTGATGCGGCCAAACGTATGTTTTTCATGGCCTCCACAGACCAGGAAACCTTTCGCAAATTTATCTTTGAATCATCCTTCCTTGATACGTATGAGGTGGATGAGGAGACCCTGGCAAAGATCAAGGAAGACGATGTCGAGCTGATGCTCTTTGCCAACAAATATTTGGCAAACACCCTTTTTGGTGCCCCCGGGTTGAAGATCAAAGATGAGAAGATCAAGGCCAAGGTAGCTGAAATCAAACAACGGCAGGACAATGCCATGCTCGAGGCCGAAAAAGAGTACCAGGAACTCAAGGCCGAACGTGACCGTCTGCGCAAGGAGCGTGAAGAGGGTAAGTAA
- the nifJ gene encoding pyruvate:ferredoxin (flavodoxin) oxidoreductase has translation MSRKMVTIDGNQACTHVAYATAEVITIYPITPSSPMAAEADAKATAKQENIWGSIPVISQMQSEAGVAGSIHGSLGAGALCTTFTASQGLLLLTPNMYKIAGELLPTVFHVTARAIACQGLSIFGDHGDVMAVRQTGWALLASQDVQEAQDLALVATASTLDSSIPFLHFFDGFRTSHEVMKIEQLTMDDMRAMIDESKVVEHRKRALSPDHPTIGGTAQNPDVYFTGRETVNKYYEAIPGIVQKNMDKFAALTGRQYHLFDYLGAPDATDVVVVMGSGALTVASTVEHMIAQGAKVGLVIVRLFRPFDAAAMVNALPATVERITVLDRTKEPGSNGDPLYLDVRAAVTEAAESNPTMMIPMILNGRYGLGSAEFTPAMVKAVYDNMASLAPKKKFCVGPNDDLAFTSLKYDASYNIEGDDVFRALFYGLGSDGTVGANKNTIKIIGTETDNSAQGYFVYDSKKSGSMTVSHLRFGKNQIVAPYLINKANFIACHNPAFLDTYDMLANLEPGGTFLLTTTFSKDEIWAHMPALVQKQLIEKKAKFYIIDAVKLGLALGLGARINMIMQTAFFVISNIITKDEAITAIKNAIKKTYGKKGDKIVNMNYSAVDGAVDNIVEVAVPDTVNGHEMPPTVSDEAPEFVKTVTAKMMEGKGENIPVSEFPVDGRWPTATTQWEKRNIAVQVSTWDAETCIQCGRCSLVCPHGCIRMKVATPEALAAAGADDSFKTADAVGKDFKDMKFTMQISTSDCCGCTLCVTVCPARKKDADGNKTEQRALSMEMNTEEVRETSLKNWKTFLALPEVDESLINIGTIKGSQFKRPLFEFSGACAGCGETPYIKLVTQLIGDRMLASNATGCSSIYSGNLPTTPYCTREDGLGPAWSNSLFEDNAEHGLGMRQAVDKLASQAVELLGAAVAEGMITKELAESLTSASQNDQAEIEAQRARVAELKAALEGKTAPIATRLYYVADYLVKKSVWIIGGDGWAYDIGYGGVDHVLASGKNVNILVLDTEVYSNTGGQMSKSTPRAAVAQFAAGGKNAPKKNMGLIFSTFGTVYVARISLGANPQQAIKAIQEAEAYDGPSLIIAYAHCINHGINMAMGLEQQKKAVECGHWSLFRYNPDLEAEGKNPMIIDSKEPTISFADYAMNENRYRMLKMANPEMADQLMAESQKDVDKSWKLLKGWAKALDAE, from the coding sequence ATGTCGCGAAAAATGGTCACCATTGACGGAAACCAGGCATGTACGCATGTTGCGTACGCTACTGCTGAAGTCATAACAATTTATCCCATTACCCCATCCTCTCCGATGGCAGCTGAAGCGGATGCGAAAGCCACCGCCAAGCAAGAAAATATTTGGGGTTCCATCCCGGTCATCTCCCAGATGCAGTCCGAGGCCGGTGTTGCCGGTTCCATTCATGGTTCTCTCGGCGCCGGTGCTCTGTGTACCACCTTCACCGCTTCGCAGGGTCTGTTGCTCTTGACCCCGAATATGTACAAAATCGCCGGTGAGCTCCTGCCCACCGTTTTCCATGTAACCGCTCGCGCCATCGCCTGCCAGGGTCTCTCCATCTTCGGTGACCACGGTGACGTTATGGCTGTTCGTCAGACTGGTTGGGCTCTCTTGGCCTCCCAGGATGTTCAGGAAGCACAGGATCTCGCCTTGGTTGCCACCGCTTCCACCTTAGATTCTTCCATCCCCTTCCTCCACTTCTTTGACGGTTTCCGTACCTCCCATGAGGTTATGAAAATCGAGCAGCTGACCATGGACGATATGCGCGCCATGATCGATGAGAGCAAGGTTGTTGAGCATCGCAAACGGGCTCTTTCTCCGGATCATCCCACCATCGGTGGTACCGCGCAGAACCCCGACGTATACTTCACCGGTCGTGAGACTGTGAACAAATACTACGAGGCAATCCCCGGCATCGTTCAGAAAAACATGGACAAATTTGCCGCCCTCACCGGTCGTCAGTATCACCTCTTTGACTACCTCGGTGCACCGGATGCAACCGACGTTGTCGTTGTTATGGGTTCCGGCGCTCTGACCGTTGCCTCCACTGTTGAGCACATGATCGCTCAGGGTGCAAAAGTTGGTCTGGTTATCGTTCGTCTGTTCCGCCCCTTTGATGCAGCTGCCATGGTTAACGCCCTGCCCGCAACCGTAGAGCGCATTACCGTTCTTGATCGTACCAAAGAGCCTGGCTCCAACGGCGATCCGCTGTACCTTGACGTTCGTGCTGCTGTCACTGAGGCTGCCGAGTCTAACCCCACCATGATGATCCCCATGATCCTCAATGGTCGTTACGGTCTGGGTTCTGCTGAATTTACCCCCGCCATGGTTAAAGCTGTCTACGACAACATGGCATCGCTTGCTCCCAAGAAAAAATTCTGCGTTGGTCCCAACGACGACCTGGCTTTCACTAGTCTTAAATACGACGCCTCCTACAACATCGAGGGCGACGACGTTTTCCGCGCTCTATTCTATGGTCTGGGCTCTGACGGTACCGTTGGTGCCAACAAAAACACCATTAAGATTATCGGTACCGAGACAGATAACTCTGCCCAGGGTTACTTTGTTTACGACTCCAAAAAGTCCGGTTCCATGACCGTATCGCATCTGCGTTTCGGTAAAAACCAGATTGTTGCCCCGTACCTCATCAATAAAGCTAACTTCATCGCCTGTCATAATCCTGCGTTCCTGGATACCTATGACATGCTCGCCAACCTTGAGCCCGGTGGAACCTTCCTCTTGACCACCACCTTCAGCAAGGATGAGATCTGGGCTCACATGCCTGCCCTGGTGCAGAAACAGCTGATCGAGAAGAAAGCAAAATTCTACATCATCGATGCGGTTAAACTCGGCCTGGCTTTGGGTCTGGGTGCACGCATCAACATGATCATGCAGACCGCCTTCTTTGTTATCTCCAACATCATCACCAAAGACGAAGCGATCACCGCCATCAAGAATGCCATCAAGAAAACCTATGGCAAGAAAGGTGACAAGATCGTTAACATGAACTACTCCGCTGTTGACGGCGCTGTAGACAACATCGTTGAGGTAGCCGTACCGGATACCGTTAACGGTCACGAAATGCCCCCCACCGTTTCCGACGAGGCACCTGAGTTCGTAAAAACCGTTACCGCCAAAATGATGGAAGGTAAAGGTGAGAACATTCCGGTTTCCGAGTTCCCTGTAGACGGTCGCTGGCCCACCGCCACCACCCAGTGGGAGAAACGTAACATCGCCGTTCAGGTTTCCACCTGGGATGCCGAGACCTGTATCCAGTGTGGTCGTTGTTCTCTGGTTTGCCCGCATGGCTGTATCCGTATGAAAGTTGCCACACCTGAGGCTCTTGCAGCTGCCGGTGCTGATGACTCCTTCAAAACAGCTGATGCAGTGGGTAAAGACTTCAAAGACATGAAGTTCACCATGCAGATCTCCACCTCGGACTGCTGTGGTTGTACCCTTTGTGTCACCGTCTGCCCGGCTCGCAAGAAAGACGCCGATGGCAACAAGACCGAGCAGCGTGCTCTCTCCATGGAGATGAACACCGAAGAGGTACGCGAGACCTCACTGAAGAACTGGAAAACCTTCCTGGCCCTGCCTGAGGTTGACGAGTCCCTCATTAACATCGGTACCATCAAAGGTAGCCAGTTCAAACGTCCGCTGTTTGAGTTCTCCGGTGCCTGTGCCGGTTGTGGTGAGACCCCGTACATCAAGCTGGTTACTCAGCTGATCGGTGACCGCATGCTGGCTTCCAATGCCACCGGTTGTTCTTCCATCTACTCTGGTAACCTGCCCACCACCCCGTACTGTACCCGCGAAGACGGACTCGGACCGGCATGGTCTAACTCCCTGTTCGAGGATAACGCAGAGCACGGTTTGGGTATGCGTCAGGCCGTTGACAAACTGGCTAGCCAGGCTGTCGAGCTGCTGGGTGCTGCTGTTGCCGAAGGCATGATCACCAAAGAGCTGGCCGAGTCTCTGACCTCTGCTTCTCAGAATGATCAGGCTGAGATCGAAGCACAGCGCGCCCGCGTTGCCGAGCTGAAAGCTGCCCTTGAGGGTAAAACAGCTCCGATCGCAACCCGCCTCTACTATGTCGCCGACTACCTGGTGAAAAAATCTGTATGGATCATCGGTGGTGACGGTTGGGCCTATGACATTGGATACGGCGGTGTTGACCACGTTCTTGCCAGCGGCAAAAACGTCAACATCCTGGTTCTGGATACCGAGGTATACTCCAACACCGGTGGTCAGATGTCCAAATCTACCCCGCGTGCTGCAGTTGCCCAGTTCGCCGCCGGCGGTAAGAACGCACCCAAGAAAAACATGGGTCTGATCTTCTCCACCTTCGGAACTGTCTACGTTGCCCGCATCTCCCTGGGTGCCAACCCGCAGCAGGCAATCAAGGCTATCCAGGAAGCCGAGGCGTATGACGGACCTTCTTTGATCATCGCTTACGCACACTGCATCAACCATGGTATCAACATGGCCATGGGTCTTGAGCAGCAGAAGAAAGCGGTTGAGTGTGGTCACTGGTCACTGTTCCGTTACAACCCGGATCTCGAGGCAGAAGGCAAAAACCCGATGATCATCGACTCCAAAGAGCCGACCATCTCTTTTGCTGACTACGCAATGAACGAGAACCGTTACCGCATGCTAAAAATGGCCAATCCTGAGATGGCCGATCAGCTCATGGCCGAGTCGCAGAAAGACGTCGACAAGTCCTGGAAGCTGTTGAAAGGTTGGGCGAAAGCTCTTGATGCCGAATAA
- a CDS encoding chloride channel protein — protein MLRKAKVFLPGDRARMIMIAAFIGVMSGVAIIVFRESVEFVDEIVLGWGYELLGIDKGGWRRVLLPLLPMLGATLLIPLSLSFPGEVNGYGFTNFLRKVNLENGVIRARSLFIKIVATALTIGSGNSAGVEGPIAQIGGAVGSQVGQRFRVSGKRMKVYIAAGCAGGIAGIFNAPLAGMFFAAEIVLLGTYEISSFSALVISSALSTVVSRAYYGEIPAFPIPAYSIVNPFVELPLYTLMAIIVGVTAVLHIHFFYGIRDLFRKIPFHPQIKPIFGALLVGSLAIFFPQIMGNGYEYIEASLTGDAIVWQMMLLVFLKSLATSITLGSGGAGGVFAPALFIGAVLGGAYGGIVHYLFPAYTASAGAYATVGIGAFLAATTHAPLTAIFLLFEMTGNYMIIIPVMLTAIVGTVTSSWLYHDSMDTVDFTREGIDIHEGREVAIMKSIRVGKAITEDVDFISETANINHLLQLFRFARNSFYFPVINAKGLMVGVVSMQDVKTILHSEEERVCHLVGAICTRDVIMLTPDTNCYEAMKLFDVKGIDEIPVVESQEEPWVLGMLKRQDVVAAYNHEMLKRGINERADSIRMLCSAG, from the coding sequence ATGCTAAGAAAAGCCAAGGTATTCCTCCCCGGAGACCGAGCTCGCATGATCATGATTGCCGCTTTTATCGGAGTCATGTCGGGTGTCGCCATTATTGTCTTTCGTGAGTCAGTCGAATTTGTCGATGAGATCGTTCTCGGTTGGGGCTACGAGCTTTTGGGAATCGATAAGGGGGGCTGGCGGCGTGTGCTGCTGCCGTTGCTTCCCATGCTCGGGGCCACCTTGCTGATTCCACTTTCCCTGTCTTTTCCCGGCGAAGTCAACGGCTATGGGTTCACCAATTTTCTGCGCAAGGTGAATCTTGAAAACGGTGTCATTCGTGCCCGCAGTCTCTTTATCAAAATTGTCGCCACCGCCCTGACCATTGGTTCGGGTAACTCTGCCGGTGTCGAGGGACCGATCGCCCAGATTGGCGGTGCTGTCGGCTCCCAGGTGGGGCAGCGGTTTCGGGTTTCCGGCAAGCGAATGAAGGTCTATATCGCGGCTGGCTGTGCCGGTGGTATCGCCGGTATCTTCAATGCCCCTCTGGCGGGGATGTTCTTTGCCGCTGAGATCGTGCTTCTGGGCACCTACGAAATTTCTTCCTTCTCCGCGCTGGTCATTTCCTCGGCCCTGTCCACCGTGGTCTCACGGGCCTATTACGGTGAAATTCCAGCTTTTCCCATTCCGGCCTATAGTATTGTCAACCCTTTTGTCGAGCTGCCCCTCTATACGCTCATGGCGATCATTGTTGGGGTTACAGCGGTTCTGCACATTCACTTTTTTTATGGCATCCGCGACCTGTTTCGCAAAATTCCCTTTCATCCGCAAATTAAACCGATCTTTGGTGCCCTCCTGGTGGGATCCCTCGCCATCTTTTTCCCGCAAATCATGGGGAATGGCTATGAGTACATCGAGGCCTCGCTCACCGGTGATGCCATCGTCTGGCAGATGATGCTTTTGGTTTTTCTCAAGTCACTGGCCACCTCCATAACCCTGGGCTCGGGTGGTGCCGGTGGTGTTTTTGCACCTGCACTTTTTATTGGCGCAGTCCTTGGTGGTGCCTATGGCGGCATTGTTCATTATCTTTTTCCGGCCTACACCGCCTCGGCAGGCGCTTATGCAACAGTGGGGATTGGCGCCTTTCTCGCCGCCACCACCCATGCGCCGCTGACCGCCATCTTTCTCCTTTTTGAGATGACCGGAAATTACATGATCATCATTCCGGTGATGCTGACCGCCATTGTCGGAACGGTTACCTCCTCCTGGCTCTACCATGACTCCATGGACACGGTGGATTTTACCCGGGAGGGGATAGACATCCATGAGGGGCGCGAGGTCGCCATCATGAAATCCATCCGCGTGGGTAAGGCGATCACCGAGGATGTCGATTTTATCAGTGAGACAGCCAATATCAATCACCTGCTGCAGCTCTTCCGCTTTGCCCGCAACAGTTTTTATTTTCCGGTGATCAATGCCAAGGGACTTATGGTGGGGGTTGTCTCGATGCAGGATGTGAAGACCATCCTCCATTCGGAAGAAGAGCGGGTCTGTCACCTTGTGGGAGCTATCTGTACCCGCGATGTGATCATGCTCACGCCCGATACCAACTGTTACGAGGCGATGAAACTCTTTGACGTGAAAGGGATTGATGAGATTCCCGTGGTGGAAAGCCAGGAGGAACCCTGGGTTCTGGGAATGCTCAAACGCCAGGATGTGGTCGCCGCCTATAACCACGAGATGCTCAAACGGGGCATCAACGAGCGAGCAGACTCGATCAGAATGTTGTGTTCCGCCGGATAA
- a CDS encoding RNase adapter RapZ, with translation MQISLFSFGFKHGHPQADLVWDVRFLPNPYWDAELKPFTGKDQRVAAYALGNTAGEEFFSLIEPLLTFLVREYTAGGREKVTLAVGCTGGKHRSVATAERLYLFLQELGCEVQLAHRDIDKE, from the coding sequence GTGCAGATTTCTCTCTTTTCTTTTGGTTTCAAACACGGGCATCCCCAGGCCGATCTGGTCTGGGATGTGCGTTTCCTTCCCAATCCCTACTGGGATGCCGAGCTCAAACCTTTCACCGGCAAAGATCAACGGGTGGCAGCCTATGCCCTGGGCAATACCGCCGGTGAAGAGTTTTTTTCTCTTATCGAGCCCCTGCTCACCTTTTTAGTCAGAGAGTATACAGCTGGTGGCCGCGAAAAGGTAACCCTGGCTGTAGGGTGTACCGGCGGCAAACACCGTTCTGTGGCAACAGCTGAACGATTGTACCTTTTTTTGCAGGAGCTCGGCTGTGAGGTGCAGCTTGCTCACCGCGACATCGACAAGGAGTAA
- a CDS encoding AarF/ABC1/UbiB kinase family protein, with product MFSIRKLGAIGRTYRHLNRYHRILRVLFKYGFSDLVDRLHIDQYLESGLKMINRKPREQLARLSSPERLRLVFEELGPTFIKLGQLLSTRPDLIPADFLGELSKLQDDIPPFSGEEVRAIFAEELGGEPESIFATFDVEPLAAASIGQVHEATLDDGTAVVIKLQRPGIENIIAVDLEILAHIAELMEQYLEEVQGHQPMAIVHEFARSLSREIDFSIELANIQRFARQFAGNRDIHVPEVYPELSTERLLVMEHIQGIKASQVELLREQGYDLTKIAQRGADLVMEQIFVHGFFHADPHPGNIFILPDNVICFLDFGQMGRLSLKDREDFTDLVLDLVAGNEQKVVSGVLKLTIQLGEVDRDALAQDMGNLMDLYLYRPLGELEAGKILQDLLDLVTRHKLSFKPSLYLMMKALSTVEGVGLMLDPKLELIRQAKPFMRRIRMERMRPGRIVEEISSTGSSYLNLFRELPDDIHTILQLLRKGRMRLEFEHRGLKALGVTLDRVSNRISFAIVQAALIVGSSLIILSDIPPRWHSIPVIGLLGFLMAGIMGFWLLLSIIRHGRF from the coding sequence ATGTTCAGTATTCGTAAACTCGGTGCCATCGGCCGCACCTATCGCCACCTGAATCGGTACCACCGAATTCTCAGGGTCCTGTTCAAGTACGGCTTCAGTGACTTGGTGGACCGACTGCATATCGATCAGTACTTGGAATCCGGGCTGAAAATGATCAATCGCAAGCCGCGTGAGCAACTCGCGCGGCTTTCCAGCCCCGAGCGGTTGCGCCTTGTTTTTGAGGAACTCGGTCCCACCTTTATTAAACTTGGGCAGTTGCTCTCCACCCGTCCGGATCTGATCCCTGCTGATTTTCTGGGTGAACTCTCCAAACTCCAGGATGATATTCCCCCCTTTTCAGGTGAAGAGGTGCGGGCGATCTTTGCCGAAGAGCTGGGAGGGGAGCCTGAATCGATTTTTGCGACCTTTGATGTGGAACCTCTGGCAGCCGCCTCCATCGGTCAGGTCCATGAGGCGACCCTGGATGACGGCACAGCTGTGGTCATTAAGCTGCAGCGACCGGGGATCGAAAACATCATCGCGGTTGATCTCGAAATTCTTGCGCATATCGCCGAGTTGATGGAGCAGTACCTGGAAGAGGTCCAAGGGCATCAACCCATGGCCATCGTCCATGAGTTTGCCCGCAGCCTCAGTCGCGAGATCGATTTTTCCATTGAGCTTGCCAATATACAGCGTTTTGCACGACAGTTTGCAGGCAACCGTGACATCCATGTTCCCGAGGTTTACCCGGAACTATCCACTGAACGGCTCCTGGTGATGGAGCACATTCAGGGGATCAAGGCTTCACAGGTCGAGCTGCTGCGCGAGCAGGGATACGATCTCACCAAAATTGCTCAGCGTGGAGCCGATCTGGTCATGGAACAGATTTTTGTCCATGGTTTTTTCCACGCTGATCCGCATCCTGGCAATATTTTTATTTTGCCAGACAACGTGATCTGTTTTCTAGATTTTGGGCAGATGGGCAGGCTCTCTCTCAAGGATCGGGAAGATTTCACTGACCTGGTTTTGGACCTGGTGGCGGGAAACGAGCAGAAGGTGGTCAGCGGAGTGCTCAAGCTAACCATCCAGCTTGGAGAGGTGGATCGTGACGCGTTGGCCCAGGATATGGGCAACCTAATGGATCTCTATCTCTATCGGCCTCTGGGGGAGCTCGAGGCCGGAAAGATTTTGCAGGATCTCTTGGATCTGGTCACTCGCCACAAGCTGAGCTTTAAGCCGAGTCTTTACCTGATGATGAAGGCCCTGAGCACGGTGGAAGGAGTCGGCTTGATGCTTGATCCCAAGCTGGAGCTCATCCGCCAGGCTAAACCCTTTATGCGTCGGATTCGCATGGAGCGGATGCGTCCGGGCCGCATTGTCGAGGAGATCAGCAGCACCGGCTCCTCCTACCTCAATCTTTTTCGTGAGTTACCCGATGATATCCATACCATTCTTCAGTTGCTGCGTAAGGGGCGCATGCGGCTTGAGTTTGAACATCGAGGATTGAAAGCGCTCGGTGTCACCCTGGATCGGGTCTCCAACCGGATCAGTTTTGCCATTGTTCAGGCCGCTCTGATTGTGGGCAGTTCACTCATTATCCTTTCTGATATTCCGCCTCGCTGGCACAGTATTCCGGTTATCGGACTTTTGGGTTTTTTGATGGCGGGTATTATGGGATTCTGGTTGTTGCTTTCTATAATCCGTCATGGACGATTTTAA
- a CDS encoding YdbL family protein, with protein MKRIVTLIVSLVLSCQLAFALELQDAKSQGLVGETPSGYLAPVGGTVTGEVAQLVQSINQQRKAAYQKIAQRNKTSLLAVEKLAGEQALEKTPAGQYIFVHGIWQKK; from the coding sequence ATGAAACGCATTGTGACTCTTATCGTTTCCCTGGTTCTGTCCTGCCAGCTGGCCTTTGCTCTTGAGCTGCAGGATGCCAAAAGTCAGGGCCTTGTAGGTGAAACCCCCAGCGGCTATCTTGCCCCCGTTGGGGGTACAGTGACCGGTGAAGTTGCCCAGCTGGTGCAGTCGATTAACCAACAACGCAAGGCAGCCTATCAAAAGATTGCTCAGCGCAACAAAACCTCTTTGCTCGCCGTGGAAAAATTGGCTGGAGAACAGGCTCTGGAAAAGACCCCTGCAGGACAGTATATTTTTGTACATGGGATCTGGCAGAAGAAGTAA
- a CDS encoding YnbE family lipoprotein: protein MHKQLGPCLAILWALTACSPTVQVAPPDKPIVINLNVKIEHEIRVKVEKELDTVLSAESGLF, encoded by the coding sequence ATGCATAAACAACTGGGCCCCTGCCTGGCCATTCTCTGGGCGCTGACTGCCTGTTCACCCACGGTGCAGGTTGCCCCACCGGATAAACCGATCGTGATCAATCTCAATGTAAAAATAGAACATGAGATCCGCGTAAAGGTTGAAAAAGAATTGGATACTGTACTCAGCGCCGAAAGTGGGCTGTTTTAG
- a CDS encoding YdbH domain-containing protein produces the protein MLGLVAFRIPVLDRIAPQILGHLGLEPTSFSLRAIDHRHLALDSLAFKLPLGSTGLPVELQEATCTYSLTGAAGNPLIRCRAQSLLLRLPHLTDSPETEQNKQLPQLDALLPQIEHALGKIPRGSLQVEKLLIQDLDSPESPPAAFHLGYERGQYGLQLKLQSYPQQKAGLQVSIKKENDHLLGTLTLDLDRINTLLPPQFALKQKIEGQTQFRVESSPELPLSLKAELTNLQVPGCTIGQLSLNLMGSVDTARSQLTLQAPSALRLSKVKAGATTLNKATYGLAGRLDLQPERWQYHFAKRTELLVEGLRVDTTRFAQLPLRFENMLFSLDPEKMELTTALHTPLAQGALKLHCSQQRSSKAAGQCALASAKKLILAPEHSPLMLVEDKPESTIDSGTLSLNLTSQWQRSQPLSLEGTVDARVDQGTLLNIPFTGLRLRHHLQVLPKLSSKGSGLLQLDSIAGPIPCNHLLLKHRLRSGKGSTLELILEQGELALFDGQLRLANCTYALDGRPGQCTLHLRQVDLKPLIALHQVEGLSVSGRMQGQLPLSFSAQGVQIVHGVLANEAGGGIIRYQPPQATLNNSPLTTYALEALKDLHYQQLAAQLNYQPDGRLGVNLQIRGNNPEFERGRPVQLNLNTEQNLLSLLKSLQYSQSLSSKLGRRLMRSP, from the coding sequence ATGCTCGGCCTGGTCGCCTTTCGCATACCTGTCCTGGATCGTATAGCACCCCAGATTTTGGGACACCTGGGACTTGAGCCGACTTCTTTTTCCCTGCGCGCCATTGATCATCGACATCTTGCCTTAGACAGTCTCGCTTTCAAACTTCCCCTGGGGAGCACGGGGCTGCCGGTAGAACTTCAAGAAGCCACCTGTACGTACTCGCTCACCGGCGCTGCCGGCAACCCGCTGATACGTTGTCGAGCACAGAGCCTCCTGCTTCGCCTACCCCATCTTACCGACTCTCCAGAGACTGAGCAGAATAAGCAACTTCCGCAGTTAGATGCCCTCCTCCCGCAAATCGAACATGCGCTTGGCAAGATTCCGAGGGGAAGCCTCCAGGTGGAAAAACTCCTCATTCAAGACCTGGACAGCCCTGAATCTCCTCCAGCAGCCTTTCACCTAGGCTACGAGCGGGGGCAGTACGGTCTCCAGCTCAAGCTGCAATCGTATCCCCAACAAAAGGCTGGGTTGCAGGTCAGCATCAAGAAGGAAAACGATCATTTGTTAGGGACTCTTACCCTGGATCTGGACCGCATCAACACCCTGCTTCCCCCACAATTTGCTCTCAAACAAAAAATAGAGGGACAGACACAGTTCCGGGTGGAGAGTTCTCCTGAGTTGCCGCTCTCGCTCAAAGCAGAATTGACAAACCTGCAGGTTCCCGGATGCACAATCGGTCAGCTCAGCTTGAACCTGATGGGCAGTGTAGATACTGCACGCTCTCAACTCACCCTGCAGGCGCCCTCAGCATTACGGCTCTCCAAGGTTAAGGCAGGAGCAACAACCCTGAACAAGGCTACCTATGGGCTTGCAGGTCGGTTGGATCTGCAGCCAGAGCGGTGGCAATATCACTTTGCCAAAAGAACCGAACTCCTGGTTGAGGGGCTACGGGTTGACACAACCCGCTTTGCCCAGCTGCCACTTCGTTTTGAGAACATGCTGTTTAGCCTGGATCCTGAAAAAATGGAGCTGACCACGGCGCTGCATACCCCTTTGGCCCAAGGAGCACTCAAGCTCCACTGTAGCCAGCAGCGTTCTTCTAAGGCTGCAGGCCAGTGTGCACTTGCCAGTGCAAAAAAATTGATCCTGGCCCCCGAGCACTCTCCGCTTATGTTGGTAGAGGACAAACCGGAATCCACCATCGATAGCGGTACGCTTTCCCTGAATTTGACAAGTCAGTGGCAGAGATCGCAGCCGCTCAGCCTAGAGGGTACGGTCGACGCCAGGGTAGATCAGGGAACCTTACTCAACATCCCCTTCACTGGCTTGCGTCTGCGACACCACCTGCAGGTCCTCCCCAAACTGTCCTCCAAAGGATCCGGTCTGCTGCAGTTGGACTCAATTGCTGGGCCTATCCCCTGTAATCATCTCTTGCTCAAACATCGCCTTCGGAGCGGTAAGGGGAGCACCCTTGAACTAATTCTTGAGCAGGGAGAACTTGCACTCTTTGACGGCCAGCTGCGTCTGGCAAACTGTACCTATGCACTGGATGGCCGTCCAGGCCAATGCACGCTTCATCTCCGCCAGGTTGATCTCAAACCATTGATTGCACTTCATCAGGTTGAGGGACTCAGCGTGAGCGGCCGCATGCAGGGCCAACTACCGCTTTCTTTTTCCGCACAAGGAGTGCAGATTGTTCACGGCGTCCTCGCAAATGAGGCAGGTGGCGGTATTATCCGATATCAGCCGCCCCAGGCCACCCTCAACAACTCACCACTGACCACCTATGCCTTAGAAGCCCTGAAAGACCTGCACTACCAGCAATTGGCAGCCCAGCTCAACTACCAGCCTGACGGTCGATTGGGAGTCAACCTGCAGATTCGAGGCAATAACCCGGAATTTGAACGCGGTCGCCCCGTTCAGCTCAATCTCAACACCGAACAGAACCTGCTTTCGCTGCTGAAAAGCCTCCAGTATAGTCAATCGCTTTCATCCAAACTGGGACGACGGCTCATGCGCTCACCGTAA